Proteins encoded together in one Planctomyces sp. SH-PL14 window:
- a CDS encoding SMP-30/gluconolactonase/LRE family protein, whose amino-acid sequence MLRIAFALAVAFSLNLSGLSRADDIPKGEVREFEFNASKIFPGTTRKYWIYVPKQYTADQPACVYVNQDGIQYKAPEVFDRLIAAKEMPVTIGVFVMHGRVKATKAESLDRFNRSYEYDGLGDNYARFLLEELLPEVEKQTTTDGRAIRLSKNGNDRAIGGSSSGAICAWTVAWERPDAFQRVFSSIGTYVGLRGGNEYPTLVRKFEPKPIRVFLQDGSNDLNIYGGDWWMANQEMERSLVFAGYDVDHVWGDGGHNGEHATKVFPEAMKWLWKDWPKPVAAGPGSKQLQEILIPGEEWQLVGEGYKFTEGPCTNAKGEVFYNDVGASKTWKVGLDGQVSVFIEATQRGDGQNMGPDGQLYAVAGEPEKILAYDEAGKSRVVAEGFKGNDLVVLNNGSVYVTNPGWDGKSPSQVWHISPKGEKTVVDKGLKFSNGLTTSPDQSLLYVADSRSHWVYSYQIQADGSLKDKQKYYHLHVHDRDDDSGADGMRVDKDGRLYVATRMGLQVCDQAGRVNCIIPTPNGKVSNLTFGGPQMDTIYATCGDKVFKRKVKVQGAPSWQPPLKPAAPRL is encoded by the coding sequence ATGCTCCGAATCGCCTTCGCGCTCGCGGTCGCCTTCTCACTGAACCTCAGCGGCCTCTCCCGAGCCGACGACATCCCCAAAGGAGAAGTCCGCGAGTTCGAGTTCAACGCCAGCAAGATCTTCCCCGGCACGACCCGCAAATACTGGATCTACGTTCCCAAGCAGTACACCGCGGACCAGCCCGCCTGCGTCTACGTCAACCAGGACGGCATCCAGTACAAGGCCCCCGAAGTCTTCGACCGCCTGATCGCCGCCAAGGAAATGCCGGTCACAATCGGCGTCTTCGTCATGCACGGACGGGTCAAAGCCACGAAGGCGGAGTCGCTCGACCGCTTCAACCGCAGCTATGAGTACGACGGGCTCGGAGACAACTACGCCCGCTTCCTCCTCGAGGAACTGCTCCCCGAAGTCGAAAAGCAGACCACGACCGACGGCCGGGCGATTCGCCTTTCGAAGAACGGCAACGACCGGGCGATCGGCGGATCGAGCAGCGGAGCGATCTGCGCCTGGACCGTCGCCTGGGAACGCCCGGACGCCTTCCAGCGGGTCTTCAGCTCGATCGGAACCTACGTCGGCCTTCGCGGCGGAAACGAATACCCCACGCTCGTCCGCAAGTTCGAGCCGAAGCCGATCCGCGTCTTCCTCCAGGACGGCAGCAACGATCTCAATATCTATGGCGGCGACTGGTGGATGGCGAACCAGGAGATGGAGCGGTCGCTCGTCTTCGCCGGCTATGACGTCGACCATGTCTGGGGCGACGGGGGACACAACGGTGAGCACGCCACGAAGGTCTTTCCCGAGGCGATGAAGTGGCTCTGGAAGGACTGGCCGAAGCCGGTTGCCGCCGGCCCCGGCTCGAAGCAGCTCCAGGAGATCCTGATCCCGGGCGAGGAGTGGCAGCTCGTCGGCGAGGGCTACAAGTTCACCGAAGGACCGTGCACCAACGCCAAAGGGGAGGTCTTCTACAACGACGTCGGCGCGAGCAAGACCTGGAAGGTCGGCCTCGATGGCCAGGTCTCCGTCTTCATCGAGGCAACGCAGCGCGGCGACGGCCAGAACATGGGGCCCGACGGCCAGCTCTATGCCGTCGCCGGCGAGCCCGAAAAGATCCTGGCCTACGACGAAGCGGGGAAGTCCCGCGTCGTGGCGGAGGGCTTCAAGGGGAATGACCTCGTGGTCCTCAACAACGGCTCCGTCTACGTCACGAATCCCGGTTGGGACGGAAAGTCCCCCAGCCAGGTCTGGCACATCAGCCCCAAGGGGGAGAAGACGGTCGTCGACAAGGGACTCAAGTTCTCGAACGGCCTGACGACCTCGCCCGACCAGAGCCTGCTCTACGTCGCCGACAGCCGGTCGCACTGGGTCTACAGCTACCAGATCCAGGCGGATGGATCGCTCAAGGACAAGCAGAAGTACTACCACCTGCACGTCCATGACCGCGACGACGACAGCGGCGCGGATGGGATGCGGGTCGACAAGGACGGCCGCCTCTACGTGGCGACCCGGATGGGCCTGCAGGTCTGCGACCAGGCGGGACGGGTGAACTGCATCATCCCGACGCCGAACGGCAAGGTCTCCAATCTCACCTTCGGCGGACCGCAGATGGACACGATCTACGCCACCTGCGGAGACAAGGTGTTCAAGCGGAAGGTCAAGGTCCAGGGAGCCCCCTCCTGGCAGCCGCCGCTCAAGCCCGCCGCTCCGCGACTGTAG
- a CDS encoding DUF72 domain-containing protein, with protein sequence MWACPHWKGTVYSAASTRKDWLGEYSALFSTVEVNSTFYAIPAVETVRRWAESVRPGFAFCLKFPKAITHEKGLRDTDIETMAFLHLLDELEKHGCRGPAFLQLPPQFSGRDWPALEAYLRSLPGAFSYAVEARHGDWFLRGPVEQRLDGLLAELGMDRCLFDSRPLFSAPPSDAAEEESQRRKPRSPFRRTVTAREPMVRLVGRNDLTATGPWIDEWAAIVAGWIGDGLHPIVFTHAPDDRFAPDLAMAFHERLRTLRPELPPLRSEGSSGPAPASPPARKPVQRTLF encoded by the coding sequence GTGTGGGCCTGCCCGCACTGGAAGGGGACGGTCTATTCCGCGGCTTCGACGCGAAAGGACTGGCTGGGGGAGTACTCGGCCCTCTTTTCGACGGTCGAGGTGAACAGCACCTTCTATGCGATTCCGGCCGTCGAAACGGTGCGGCGGTGGGCCGAGTCGGTGCGGCCCGGCTTTGCGTTCTGCCTCAAGTTTCCGAAGGCGATCACGCACGAAAAGGGGCTGCGGGACACCGACATCGAGACGATGGCGTTCCTCCACCTGCTGGACGAGCTGGAGAAGCACGGCTGCCGGGGACCGGCGTTTCTTCAGCTTCCGCCGCAGTTTTCGGGAAGAGACTGGCCCGCTCTGGAAGCCTACCTGCGGTCGCTCCCTGGTGCGTTCTCCTACGCCGTCGAGGCCCGGCACGGAGACTGGTTCCTGCGGGGACCGGTCGAGCAGCGGCTGGACGGGCTCCTGGCGGAGCTCGGGATGGATCGGTGCCTGTTCGACAGCCGTCCGCTCTTCTCCGCCCCGCCGAGCGATGCGGCGGAGGAAGAATCACAGCGCCGTAAGCCCCGTTCGCCCTTTCGCCGGACGGTGACCGCTCGTGAGCCGATGGTGCGGCTCGTCGGACGGAATGACCTGACCGCGACGGGCCCGTGGATCGATGAGTGGGCTGCGATCGTTGCCGGGTGGATCGGCGACGGGCTCCATCCGATCGTCTTCACGCACGCCCCGGACGACCGTTTCGCCCCCGATCTGGCGATGGCGTTCCATGAGCGGCTGCGGACGCTCCGTCCGGAACTGCCTCCGCTCAGGAGCGAAGGAAGCTCCGGTCCGGCTCCAGCTTCGCCGCCGGCCCGGAAGCCCGTTCAGCGGACGTTGTTCTAA
- a CDS encoding FHA domain-containing protein, with the protein MDEQIRAMLQYAVGQPRPLRFSVQPADGAEPGAGATQTIELNSPFAVLGRGQGVDLFLDGETVAFRHAYLQVIGNRVACLDLFSLNGIHWDGPAATPWLSADRPFRIGGHRLKLEDDWIADDLVSPLDFKPRDEQRIEYGTLPTVNLQLLNSSAKGVVWPINRVITLVGRDERCRIKISDDRISKVHCCLLLLPTGLWVVDLLGKGGIKLNGYECRCGYVAQGCELQLGGYVMTALYPDAALATPAPAPDSITSSNSGAFATRVNKVFKVETYDETVVVIPMGDVSDFSYKEIHLDAGRITELFTKHGFRNLIVDFSVRPFVGSIIIDALVSFCRTARGRSMFCNVSAEMQSSLDEMRITTKWPIASSREEALSNVTVP; encoded by the coding sequence ATGGACGAACAGATCCGAGCGATGCTGCAATACGCCGTGGGGCAGCCCCGGCCGTTGCGGTTTTCCGTTCAACCGGCAGACGGGGCCGAGCCGGGAGCGGGCGCCACGCAGACGATCGAGCTCAATTCGCCGTTCGCGGTGTTGGGCCGCGGCCAGGGGGTCGACCTCTTCCTGGACGGCGAGACCGTGGCCTTCCGGCACGCATACCTCCAGGTGATCGGCAACCGGGTCGCGTGTCTCGACCTCTTCTCGCTCAACGGGATTCACTGGGACGGACCTGCGGCCACCCCCTGGCTCTCCGCGGACCGCCCGTTCCGGATCGGCGGCCATCGGCTGAAGCTGGAAGATGACTGGATCGCGGACGACCTCGTCTCTCCGCTGGACTTCAAGCCGCGGGATGAGCAGCGGATCGAGTACGGAACTCTCCCCACCGTCAATCTCCAGCTCCTGAACTCGTCGGCCAAGGGGGTCGTCTGGCCGATCAACCGGGTCATCACACTCGTGGGCCGGGACGAACGGTGCCGGATCAAGATCAGCGACGACCGGATCTCCAAGGTCCATTGCTGCCTGCTGCTCCTGCCGACCGGCCTGTGGGTGGTCGATCTCCTCGGCAAGGGGGGGATCAAGCTGAACGGCTACGAGTGCCGCTGCGGCTATGTTGCCCAGGGCTGCGAGCTCCAGCTCGGCGGCTATGTCATGACGGCGCTGTACCCGGACGCCGCTCTGGCCACCCCCGCTCCGGCGCCCGATTCGATCACGTCGAGCAACTCGGGGGCCTTTGCCACGCGCGTCAACAAGGTCTTCAAGGTCGAGACCTATGACGAGACCGTCGTGGTGATCCCGATGGGGGACGTCTCGGACTTCAGCTACAAGGAGATCCACCTCGACGCGGGGCGGATCACCGAGCTGTTCACCAAGCACGGCTTCCGGAACCTGATTGTCGATTTCAGCGTGCGGCCGTTCGTGGGGTCGATCATCATCGACGCGCTGGTCAGCTTCTGCCGGACGGCGCGGGGCCGGTCGATGTTCTGCAATGTCTCCGCCGAGATGCAGAGCTCGCTCGACGAGATGCGGATCACGACGAAGTGGCCGATCGCCAGCTCCCGGGAAGAGGCGCTCTCGAACGTCACCGTCCCCTGA
- a CDS encoding HD domain-containing protein, whose protein sequence is MTIPELVELEAGRQLLRIPVEQNVPVTPRVRSLIDCAEFQRLNHVTQLGLVHRVYPGARHTRFEHALGVYHNALRYIQQLRHDPRFCELVTPHAAEVLIAAALLHDLGHWPFCHPIEDMHLAGMPPHESHARRFLADDGELAAVLRREWHIEPAEVLDVLVKRTDSPELRLLRSILSGPIDIDKMDYLDRDSQHCGVPYGRNFDKQRLIQSLVLNEAGDGLAITSKGKTASELMVFARYVMFSEVYWHHAVRAATSMFARGFYEIYRQLDLSELLGMTEERMIDHLCRAAAGHPAEPLFGGIFGPRREIYKRAAEFSHYQAEDVYRRVARRPFTELVALSGRVAERLSQSWGAKVEAVDVLIDAPPPHREIEMAIDVYFPKENVYRPLRIVSPVVDALARTQFDEYVKRVRVFVAPKWKSRIASTDWREVVWQATESLA, encoded by the coding sequence ATGACAATTCCGGAACTCGTTGAGCTGGAAGCGGGCCGGCAGCTGCTGCGGATCCCCGTGGAGCAGAACGTTCCGGTCACTCCCCGCGTCCGGTCGCTGATCGACTGCGCGGAGTTCCAGCGACTGAACCACGTCACCCAGCTGGGGCTGGTGCACCGGGTCTATCCCGGGGCGCGGCATACGCGGTTCGAGCATGCCCTGGGGGTTTATCACAACGCCCTCCGGTACATCCAGCAGTTGCGTCACGACCCGCGATTCTGCGAGCTGGTGACGCCGCACGCGGCGGAAGTCCTGATCGCCGCGGCACTCCTGCACGACCTGGGGCATTGGCCGTTCTGCCATCCGATCGAGGACATGCACCTGGCGGGGATGCCGCCGCACGAGAGTCACGCGCGGCGTTTTCTGGCGGACGACGGCGAACTGGCGGCCGTGCTCCGGCGGGAGTGGCACATCGAGCCCGCGGAAGTCCTGGATGTCCTGGTGAAGCGGACCGACAGTCCCGAGCTGCGGCTGTTGCGGTCGATCCTGTCGGGACCGATCGACATCGACAAGATGGATTACCTCGATCGGGACAGCCAGCACTGTGGGGTTCCGTACGGCCGCAATTTTGACAAGCAGCGGCTGATTCAGTCGCTGGTGCTCAACGAGGCGGGGGATGGGCTGGCGATCACGTCGAAGGGGAAGACCGCCTCGGAGCTGATGGTCTTTGCCCGGTACGTGATGTTCAGCGAGGTCTACTGGCATCATGCCGTCCGGGCCGCGACGAGCATGTTCGCGCGGGGGTTTTACGAGATCTACCGGCAGCTCGATCTGAGCGAACTGCTGGGGATGACCGAGGAGCGGATGATCGATCATCTGTGCCGGGCTGCGGCGGGTCATCCGGCGGAGCCGCTGTTCGGGGGGATCTTTGGGCCGCGGCGGGAGATCTACAAGCGTGCGGCGGAGTTCAGCCATTACCAGGCGGAGGATGTTTACCGGCGCGTCGCCCGGCGGCCGTTCACTGAGCTGGTGGCCCTGTCGGGACGGGTTGCGGAACGGCTTTCGCAGAGCTGGGGGGCCAAAGTTGAAGCGGTGGACGTGCTGATTGATGCGCCGCCGCCGCACCGGGAAATCGAGATGGCAATTGACGTCTATTTCCCGAAGGAGAACGTGTACCGGCCGCTGCGGATTGTGTCGCCGGTGGTGGATGCTTTGGCGCGGACGCAGTTTGACGAGTATGTGAAGCGGGTTCGGGTGTTTGTGGCGCCGAAGTGGAAGTCCCGGATTGCGTCGACGGATTGGCGGGAGGTCGTGTGGCAGGCGACGGAATCGCTCGCCTGA
- a CDS encoding NAD(P)-dependent oxidoreductase, with amino-acid sequence MSVPTISPGKTRIGWIGTGVMGNSMCGHLIKAGFSATVYTRTPAKAEHLVNLGAKWAASPKEVAETSDVIFAIVGFPQDVREVFLGEKGALAGSKKGNILVDMTTSEPSLAVEIAEAAKAKGVYAVDAPVSGGDIGAREARLSIMIGGDKDVVEALQPCWQAMGKTIVHQGAPGAGQHTKMVNQILISTMMIGVCEALLYGYKAGLNLETVMQSVSTGAAGSWSLSNLGPRMMANNFDPGFFVEHFVKDMGIALAESKRMGLSLPGLALAEQLYLSVKARGFGRNGTHALLLALSEMSGIDWRNRK; translated from the coding sequence ATGTCCGTTCCCACGATTTCTCCTGGCAAGACCCGCATCGGCTGGATCGGCACCGGCGTCATGGGGAACAGCATGTGCGGCCACCTCATCAAGGCCGGCTTCTCCGCGACCGTCTACACCCGCACCCCCGCCAAGGCCGAGCACCTCGTCAACCTCGGAGCCAAGTGGGCCGCCTCGCCGAAGGAAGTCGCTGAGACGTCGGACGTGATCTTTGCGATCGTCGGCTTCCCTCAGGACGTCCGCGAAGTGTTCCTCGGCGAGAAGGGGGCCCTGGCCGGCTCCAAGAAGGGAAACATCCTCGTCGACATGACGACGAGCGAGCCGTCGCTGGCGGTCGAGATCGCCGAGGCGGCGAAGGCCAAGGGAGTCTATGCCGTCGACGCCCCCGTCTCCGGCGGAGACATCGGAGCCCGGGAAGCCCGCCTCTCGATCATGATCGGTGGCGACAAGGACGTGGTCGAAGCCCTCCAGCCCTGCTGGCAGGCGATGGGGAAGACGATCGTCCACCAGGGCGCGCCGGGCGCCGGCCAGCACACCAAGATGGTCAACCAGATCCTGATCTCCACGATGATGATCGGCGTCTGCGAAGCCCTCCTCTACGGCTACAAGGCGGGGCTCAACCTGGAGACCGTCATGCAGTCGGTCTCGACCGGCGCGGCGGGGAGCTGGTCTCTCTCCAACCTCGGCCCGCGGATGATGGCCAACAACTTCGACCCCGGCTTCTTCGTCGAGCACTTCGTGAAGGACATGGGGATCGCCCTGGCCGAGTCGAAGCGGATGGGGCTCTCGCTGCCGGGCCTGGCGCTGGCCGAACAGCTCTATCTCAGCGTGAAGGCCCGCGGCTTCGGCCGGAACGGGACGCACGCCCTCCTGCTGGCCCTGTCGGAGATGTCCGGCATCGACTGGCGGAACCGGAAGTAA
- a CDS encoding enolase C-terminal domain-like protein — MRLRHVTFHHVRIPLKRTIRHASFTRTATDSLVVRAEWDGAVGWGEGLPRHYVTGETIDDAWDLIDRVNLAESFGGRDWTLPTLIARCGEFSLSPGRDDVRSCFGNSLRCALELALLDGAFRSAGESLRNLPRYGGEESAADPVDALPRYSAVITVMFQPRAMSQAVAFRALGLKSFKFKVGAKPGEARFVRHARKLLGRSVSLRIDANEAWRPEDLRDHMGRFAAASLDSVEQPIPHRELAALAGTRGTLPIPVMLDESMCSPEDAQAAIRDRTCDLFNVRLSKCGGFLPALRILRAATAAGIGCQLGCQVGETGILSAAGRQFASFALGLRWLEGSFDSFLVKERLTRQNLTFGFGGRGRELTGPGLGIDIDEAAVARVTIRSKTIRCG, encoded by the coding sequence ATGCGGCTTCGCCACGTCACGTTCCACCACGTCCGCATCCCGCTCAAGCGGACGATCCGCCACGCCTCGTTCACGCGGACCGCGACCGACTCGCTGGTCGTCCGGGCCGAGTGGGACGGGGCGGTCGGCTGGGGCGAAGGACTCCCGCGGCACTACGTCACCGGCGAGACGATTGACGACGCGTGGGACCTGATTGACCGGGTGAACCTCGCGGAATCGTTCGGCGGCCGCGACTGGACCCTCCCCACACTGATCGCCCGCTGCGGGGAGTTTTCGCTCTCTCCGGGCCGCGACGACGTCCGTTCCTGTTTCGGCAACTCACTTCGCTGTGCCCTCGAACTGGCTCTCCTGGACGGCGCCTTTCGGTCGGCAGGGGAATCGCTCCGAAATCTGCCTCGGTACGGGGGGGAAGAGAGTGCGGCGGATCCCGTCGACGCCCTGCCCCGCTATAGCGCCGTCATCACCGTGATGTTCCAGCCGCGGGCGATGTCGCAGGCGGTCGCCTTCCGCGCGCTGGGGCTCAAGAGCTTCAAGTTCAAGGTGGGGGCCAAGCCCGGCGAGGCCCGTTTCGTGCGGCACGCCCGCAAACTGCTCGGACGGTCGGTCTCGCTCCGGATCGACGCGAACGAAGCTTGGCGGCCGGAAGACCTCCGCGACCACATGGGTCGTTTCGCGGCAGCGTCGCTCGATTCGGTCGAGCAGCCGATCCCGCACAGGGAGCTCGCGGCGCTCGCCGGGACAAGAGGTACGCTTCCGATCCCGGTCATGCTCGATGAGTCGATGTGCAGCCCGGAAGACGCACAGGCGGCGATCCGCGATCGGACGTGCGACCTGTTCAACGTCCGCCTCTCCAAGTGTGGCGGGTTCCTCCCCGCGCTACGGATCCTCCGCGCCGCGACGGCCGCCGGTATCGGTTGTCAGCTCGGCTGCCAGGTCGGCGAGACCGGGATTCTCTCCGCGGCGGGACGTCAGTTTGCCTCGTTCGCTCTTGGGCTCCGGTGGCTGGAGGGGAGCTTCGACAGCTTTCTCGTGAAGGAGCGCCTCACGCGCCAGAACCTGACGTTCGGTTTCGGCGGTCGGGGCCGCGAGCTCACGGGACCGGGGCTGGGCATTGACATCGACGAAGCCGCCGTGGCCCGCGTGACGATCCGCTCGAAGACGATCCGTTGTGGCTGA
- a CDS encoding CehA/McbA family metallohydrolase: MEPANSFLSCHPFAAQADGRQKCVVRVRLRDRSGTPLAGRPVALASSRGPLDRIEPAKATSDAEGVAEFAITSETAGTATLSASVEGVPVTIEVVDNGLVALYTFDGDAPEARVRDLSGKNNHGTVHGNPAFVAGHRGDALSLNGTDQYVEVPHSDSLKGHLGHHVECWMRTAGSPPAPPAESDKTPETKTEPMPGKARTGEPVVVLIQKSHQHGGDYNLSLHGPKIAYHYRCSQREPKQLEEALSDYPIITPDRWMQLAGFWEGSNVDERVRFRGYVRAYASEEAEFDPRAKAQQVEGIWNGRSEPQPLSIGRNGNGSQYFHGLIDDVRVYNRALYDEEMRRNHAGIATVTFGLVPPEKWTADAQPLPECVILSWDNRDRNVTTYHIYRATTPEVEPVPENLLKIVPHNRDHFRDYEVDHGTKYYYTIVAHSFENASLPAPVISATPRRAPHNPRWYRGDGHLHTYTHDIDVEDFDPENTLETARKAGWDFALVTDHNSLGAYFRSEDQGTPEFIVMGNGQEISDGGEHRTGAFLGHFVPTSDTAVVDQNRLVLSMGGEVGPNHNAYRNSAPNITLFEVVNDRKWYPLDAWDNEYLKQGIHVTAKGGSDAHGRFSVKRGYRWCVWADRLSYRALRQAIRAGRTFAVDGDGLECQLKVNGAMIGDTLTVAAGTPLTVELSAEGAGPVSEVKLIRDGETIESWAPGEKRWSHRYDAGSFAGTPGYFRMEVRSEEPKRRAVTSAIFVRPLEPASSR; the protein is encoded by the coding sequence GTGGAGCCCGCGAACTCGTTTCTGTCGTGCCACCCGTTCGCCGCCCAGGCGGACGGCCGCCAGAAGTGCGTTGTTCGCGTTCGGCTCCGCGACCGGTCGGGGACGCCGCTGGCGGGCCGCCCCGTCGCGCTCGCATCAAGCCGCGGCCCGCTCGATCGGATCGAACCGGCGAAGGCGACGTCCGACGCGGAGGGAGTCGCCGAGTTCGCGATCACGTCCGAAACTGCGGGGACCGCAACCCTTTCGGCGAGCGTCGAGGGGGTTCCCGTGACGATCGAGGTCGTCGACAACGGCCTCGTCGCCCTCTACACGTTCGACGGCGACGCGCCGGAGGCGCGGGTACGCGACCTCTCGGGGAAGAACAATCACGGCACCGTCCACGGGAATCCCGCGTTCGTCGCGGGGCATCGGGGCGACGCTCTCTCGCTCAACGGAACCGACCAGTACGTCGAAGTTCCCCATTCGGACTCGCTCAAGGGGCACCTCGGCCACCACGTCGAATGCTGGATGCGGACGGCGGGGAGTCCGCCGGCCCCGCCGGCGGAGAGCGACAAGACACCGGAGACCAAGACCGAACCGATGCCGGGCAAGGCCCGTACCGGGGAGCCGGTCGTCGTCCTCATCCAGAAGTCGCACCAGCACGGAGGGGACTACAACCTCTCCCTGCATGGTCCGAAGATCGCCTACCACTACCGCTGTTCGCAGCGCGAGCCGAAGCAGCTTGAGGAGGCGCTCTCCGACTATCCGATCATCACCCCCGACCGCTGGATGCAGCTCGCCGGTTTCTGGGAAGGCTCCAACGTCGACGAGCGGGTCCGGTTCCGCGGCTACGTCCGGGCCTACGCGAGCGAAGAGGCGGAGTTCGATCCGCGGGCCAAGGCGCAGCAGGTCGAGGGGATCTGGAATGGCCGGAGCGAGCCGCAGCCGCTCTCGATCGGCCGCAACGGCAACGGGTCGCAGTATTTCCACGGGCTCATCGATGACGTCCGCGTTTACAACCGGGCGCTCTACGACGAGGAGATGCGCCGCAACCACGCGGGCATCGCCACCGTGACCTTCGGCCTCGTCCCGCCGGAGAAGTGGACCGCTGACGCCCAGCCGCTTCCGGAATGCGTCATTCTCTCGTGGGACAACCGCGACCGGAACGTCACGACGTACCACATCTACCGGGCCACGACGCCCGAGGTAGAGCCGGTCCCGGAGAACCTGCTCAAGATTGTCCCGCACAACCGGGATCACTTCCGGGACTACGAGGTCGACCACGGCACGAAGTACTACTACACGATCGTCGCGCATTCGTTCGAGAACGCGAGCCTGCCCGCGCCGGTCATCTCCGCGACCCCGCGTCGGGCTCCGCACAATCCCCGCTGGTACCGCGGAGACGGGCATCTCCACACCTACACGCACGACATCGACGTCGAGGACTTCGACCCGGAGAACACGCTCGAAACCGCCCGGAAGGCGGGTTGGGATTTTGCCCTGGTGACCGACCACAACAGCCTGGGGGCCTATTTCCGCAGCGAGGATCAGGGGACGCCGGAGTTCATCGTCATGGGGAACGGCCAGGAGATCTCCGACGGCGGCGAGCACCGGACAGGCGCGTTCCTGGGGCACTTCGTCCCGACGTCCGACACGGCGGTGGTCGACCAGAACCGGCTTGTCCTCTCGATGGGGGGCGAGGTCGGCCCGAACCACAACGCCTATCGGAACTCGGCCCCGAACATCACGCTCTTCGAGGTGGTGAACGACAGGAAGTGGTATCCGCTCGATGCCTGGGACAACGAGTACCTCAAGCAGGGGATCCACGTCACCGCCAAGGGGGGGAGCGACGCGCACGGCCGCTTCTCGGTGAAACGCGGCTACCGGTGGTGCGTGTGGGCCGACCGGCTCTCGTACCGGGCGCTGCGACAGGCGATTCGCGCCGGACGGACGTTTGCCGTCGACGGGGACGGGCTGGAGTGCCAGCTGAAGGTCAACGGGGCGATGATCGGCGACACCCTGACCGTGGCGGCGGGGACGCCGCTGACGGTGGAGCTGAGTGCCGAGGGGGCGGGGCCGGTGAGCGAGGTGAAGCTGATCCGCGATGGGGAGACGATTGAGAGCTGGGCTCCCGGGGAGAAGCGGTGGTCGCACCGGTACGACGCCGGGTCGTTCGCGGGGACGCCGGGGTACTTCCGGATGGAGGTTCGATCGGAGGAGCCGAAGCGGCGGGCGGTCACGTCGGCGATCTTTGTCCGGCCTCTGGAACCGGCGAGTTCAAGGTGA